The sequence TTGATATCCCGATTGTCAAGAAACGTATCGAAAACCATCTTGAGCTGAAATTTATTCGTGACAAGCTGGAGGATATCGTTCAGGTTCGAACCGAGGAACTCAGAAAAAAAAATATCCAGCTCAATAAGGAGATTGAGGAAAGGAAAAAAGCTGAAGAAATGCTTCAGGCATCCCTCCAGGAAAAAATAGCTTTATTTAAAGAGATACATCATCGCACCTATAATAATATGCAGATTATTTCCAGTTTATTAAACCTGCAAATCTCGATGAGTAACAACGAAATAATCAGCAGCGTATTTCAGGAAATGATAGACCGTATTCAATCAATGGCGCAGGTACATCAACTGCTTTATTCTACACAATCTCTTTCCAGTATTAACTTTAAGGATTATCTCTATAAAATCACCGATCTCCTGACGCGCAGTTATCTTCACGATCCCGATGCGGTAAAATTTAACCTCGATCTCCAGGATATTAATCTAGGTCTGGATACCGCGATTCCCTGCGGTTTGGTTGTCAACGAGCTGATAACAAACAGTATAAAGTACGCATTCCCGGAGGGCGGGAAAGGGGAAATATATATAGAATTGAATACGAAAAATGAAATGATCTATATAAAAATACATGATAACGGAAAAGGTTTTCCCGATGGATTCGATCCGAGGAAATCAAAGGGGATGGGATTCCAAATTGTCTTCGATCTTATCGAGAAACAGTTGGAGGGTGAGGTAAACTTTTGTTCTAAAACCGGTTTTTGCGTGGTTATCAGTTTTCCTGATAGACAATACCGGAAAAGACTCTGATTCCACAGATATAACAAATTCATGGGGAAATCAGTTTGACAATATTTATTATCAGTGGTGTTCCGCCTATCGTTATATTGATTTTTCTTTTCTGGGCTAGAAACTGTACAAGAAAAGTGTTAAGTATGTGATGAGTTAGAAGTGTAAAGGATGTGTATACAGTACATCATAATAGCTCATTATATTCCGATAAGATATATTATGTTAAGTTATATTATCTACCGGCTCTCTTCGTTCTCTTGCGTATTTCCGTCACACCCCTTATAATACCTGCTCACTAATTCAGGGGAATCCCAAATGAAAAAATTACTTTTAGCTCTGTGTATACTGTGTATTACGGCCTGTGAGGCCTCCTACGCGGGCGCAAAAGCAAAATCATCGAAAATATTCGTACTTTGCTTCCATACGTTCCATGACGCGAAAAAAGGGCAATATAACTTCGCTCCCGCCGTATTTTCCGAGCAGATTCAGGCTATTAAGAAGCTAGGATACCACTTCCTCTCTATGCAGGACTTTATCGCGGGTAAGTTCGACTATCCCTTGAACGTTATGATTACTATCGACGACGGCAATAAAACTATCGATAATATCTATAAGGACGTGCTGAAGAAGAACGGCGTACCCGTCACCTTCTTCATCTATCCGAATATCATCGGTAAAATGAATTACGCCCTCACGTTTAACGAACTTGCGTGGTATAAAAAGGACGGCGTTTATTTCGGCGGCCACGGTTATTTTCACGAGTTCGTCAACCAGAAACTCTACGACCTGAGCGTACAACGCTTCAAGGACGAGATTTATAAAGTCAAGGACGTGCTGGAAAAAAAGCTCGGCATGCCGGTTATCACCTACGCCTATCCGTTCGGAGTGTACTCCCCTATTACCATCGAGCATCTCAGGCTCGCCGGATACAAGTACGCGTTTACCATCAAATGGGGCTATATCGAAACCCCTATCGATCCGGCCAAAGCATACGAACTTCCCCGTTATCTCGTTACTCCTACCGAATGGAAAAGCATCTATGAAATACTAAAAAAGTACTCCGGGGTTCAGGCCAGCGCCAAGAAATAAGGAGTAATAAACTTAACTACGCCGCACTCCCCTGCCGTTTTTATTCACATTTTTACCCTTTCCCGGTATAATACTGTAAAAATACAGGTGCAATCATGAAATACCGCGTGGAAAAAGATTCTATCGGCGAGAAAAATATCCCTGAAAACGCCCTCTACGGCATCCATACCGTTCGCGCTCTGGAAAACTTCCCATCGGACGGCGCGAGAGTGCCTGTAGAACTAATCCGGTCGATTGTTCTGATTAAACGATGCGCGGCCGTCGTAAGCCTCGAAAACAGCCTCATCGAGCCCTCCAAGGCCTCCGCCATCATCAATTCATGCGATCAACTGCTGACGCATCATCCGTCCGACGCGTTTCCACTGCCGTCCATACAGGGGGGCGCGGGCACTTCGGTCAATATGAACGTCAACGAGGTAATCGCGAATACGGCAATTCTGCTTCTCGGCGGAAATCCCGGCGATTATCATCTCGTTCACCCTAACGACGACGTCAACCGTTTCCAGTCCACCAACGACGTCTATCCGTCCGCGCTCCGTATCGCGGTGATCGAACTTCTTGTCAATCTTGCCAACAGCCTTGCCGACCTGCAATCATCGCTTCAGGAAAAGGAGCGTGAGTTCGCGGATATCATCAAGGTCGGGCGTACCGAGATGCGGGACGCGGTTCCCGTGACGCTCGGGCAGGAATTCGGGGCTTATGCCGAGGCGATCGCCCGCGACCGTTGGCGCGTGTTCAAGTGCGAGGAACGCCTTCGCGTGCTGAATATCGGGGGCACTGCGGTCGGAACAGGGCTGAACGCTCCGAAAATCTTCATATTCCGCCTGATCGAGGAACTCCGTAGAGCTACGGGGCTGGGCATCAGCCGCGCGGAAAATAATATCGATATGACGCAGAACGCCGACGTTTTCGCCGAAGTCTCGGGCATCCTGAAAACGGTCGCTGTCAACTATATAAAAATTTCGCACGACCTTCGCCTGCTGTCGAGCGGGCCTTATGCGGGTATCGGGGAAATCGATCTCCCGAGGCGTCAGGCCGGGAGTTCGATTATGCCGGGGAAAGTCAACCCGGTCATACCGGAGTATGCCGCGTCTATCGGGATACAGGTGATCGCGAACGATTCCGCTATCACACAGGCCGCGTCGATGGGACAGCTCGAACTTAACGCGTTCCTCCCGGTGATCGCGGAAAATCTCATCCGTTCGGTAAAACTCCTGACGGACGGCGCTGTATCGCTGAAAAATTACTGCATCGACGGGATTACCGCGAACGCGGAGCGATGCCGCGTCCTTTTAGAACATAGCGAAGCCCCCGCCACCCTGCTCGCCCCCTATATCGGCTATGACCGGAGCGCGGAAATCGTTTCATACGCGCGGGAACGGAGTATCACAGTACGCGAAGCCGCGATAGAAATGAAGATATTTACCGCGCCCGAGCTCGATATTATTTTCGATACGCGGCACGCCACGTCCCCCGGAATATCCGGGAGTAAAGAGCTCAGGGATAGAATAAATCTGAAAAATGAGAGCGACAGCCATGAATGAGACCCCAAAAAGCGAAAGGATGCATATCGGGATATTCGGCCCCAGGAACGCCGGGAAGTCGAGCCTGATTAACGCCCTGACCGGGCAGGAAATCGCGCTGGTGTCAGATACCCCCGGCACGACGACCGACCCTGTTTATAAATCGATGGAAATACTCCCGATAGGCCCGGTCGTGATAATCGACACCGCCGGTCTGGACGATTCCGGCGATCTGGGCGCGAAACGTGTTAAAAAGTCGATGGATGTACTGCGTAAATGCGATTTAGCGGTGGTAGTAATTCCCGCTCGTACTATTTTAGACGAAAGCCCCGCGGCTGAGGATGATTTATTCAAGTCATTACAAGACAAAGAGATACCGTTCATCGTGGCGGTAAATAAAATAGATATCGATTCCGTTGACGATACGCTTATTCGTAAACGGCTGAAAAATATCCCGTTCATCAAAATCAGCGCGCTGACAGGCGCGGGAATCGGACTTCTCAGGCAGGCGATAATTACCGAGAGCGACGTGAGATGGCGTGAGGATACGATAGTCGGGGATATTATTTCCCCCGGCGACCTCGTGGTGCTGGTCGTCCCGATAGACGACGCCGCCCCTAAAGGGCGTCTCATCCTCCCGCAGGTGCAGACGATCCGCGATATCCTCGACCATGACGCTATCGCGCTGACGGTGAAGGAACGCGAGCTCGCGCAGACATTCCGAATGCTCAGCGTCAAGCCGAAATTGGTCATCACCGACTCGCAGGCGTTCCAGAAGGTATCGGCGGACACCCCGCCGGACATCCTGCTGACATCGTTCTCTATCCTGTTCGCGCGGTACAAGGGCGACCTTCTGACCTACCTGCGCGGGATAAAACGCATCAATTCGCTTAAAGACGGCGATAAAGTCCTGATAGCGGAAGCATGTACGCATCATGTGCAGTCCGACGATATCGGGACGGTAAAAATACCGCGATGGCTGTCGCAGTTTACGGGAAAGAACCTGGTTTTCGAAAAATCCAGCGGCTGCGGCTTCCCGGACAACCTGTCGGAATACCGCCTCGTCGTGCATTGCGGATCGTGCATGCTGAACCGCCGCGAAACTATCGCGCGCGCGCGCGCGGCCGAACAGGCGGGGGTCGCGATCACCAACTACGGGCTGACTATCGCCTACTCGTTCGGTATACTCGAACGCGCGCTTCGGCCGTTCCCTATCGCGGAAGCCATCCTGTCCGACGATATTTACTAAGGGGGAGTTATGAAAACGGTTATCTATTATTTCACCGGCACCGGGAATTCGCTTTGGGCGGCGCGTAAAATCGGGGGATATTTGGGCGATACCGAGCTTATCCCGATTATCCGCGCGATGAAGGAGAAAAAATTCGCGCCTGAAGCATCGCGGATCGGCTTTGTTTTCCCGCTATACTTCGGCGGAATCCCCCTGATTGTCGCCGATTTTATCCGCGAATTGGATTTTTCCGGCGCGGAATATATTTTCACGGTCTGCACCCGGGGATTCCATATTGCCGGGGGCGCGATCAAACAGATGAAAAATTTATTGCTATCGCAGGGTTCCAGCCTTTCATTGGGGCTTTACCTGAATATGATCGATAACTACCTCCCGACGTTCGATATACCCGCGAAGGAAGCATTGATAAAAACCAACGTTTCCGCGCAGGATAAAACGGAAAAAATCGCCCGGATGATCGCCGCGGGTAAGAAAAAAATCAGTTACGCGCTTCTCGAGATCAACGGGAATATCCTCTATCCGTCTTTCCTGAGGGGCGCGCGCGGGATGGACGCGGAGTTTATCCTGCGGGATACCTGTAACGGATGCGCGACCTGCGAAATGGTCTGCCCGGTGAACAATATCCGTATGACGGACTCCCGCCCTGAATTCCTTCATCACTGCGAGCAGTGTTATGCCTGCGCGCACGCGTGCCCGAAACTGTCCATAGTACCGGGAACCAAGTCGCTCAATAAAAAGCGCCGTTTCAGAAACCCCGAGATCGCACTGAGAGATATTATCGCGCAGAAAAGCGGGTAAGATGTTACTTTTTTCAATAAGCGCGGTATAATACTGCAGGAGGACGCAATGAGTTTTAAAATTTCTCCTGTTTCCAAAGAACCCGTCTATTCCATCGATAAACTACCCCGTAAAAAAGGAATCACTAAGGCCGCTGCGCTGATCGCGCTATCGGTGACAGCAATTATTACCGGGGGAGCCGAACCCCCTCCGCCGATGCCCGGTAAGGTGGCATATAATCCTCTAATCTACGATAAAGCGGAACTTGTCGTATATCTCGACGAAATGTACAAATGGGATTGCAATATTGAGATGAAGTACGATATAAAAGTCGAAATCAAGACAAAGGACGGTAATATCAGCTTTATCGCCGATGGGTATAAAGAAAAGTATAAAATCGCCTATGAGTGGGTCGCCCTGCCGGGGTATACCACGAACGGGAAACCTGATAGCATTTTATCATCGAACGAGATCGCGCTGATAAAAGACTATCAGTTCGATTCTACCTATATTTTTATCATCGATAAAAACCGGCTTACGGATATAAAAAGCGCTTTTTACGGTTTCTATACCGTTATCAGTAAAAAAGTAAAATTTCCTAAATAGAGGCATTGTATGGAATTCAGGATAGAAGCCGAAACACGCCGACCTTGTTTAAGCGGTATTAAAAAAGTCCAGATAAAAAAATCTACTATACTTTTATGCCTTCTGGGTCTGATGTCCCTATTCCCTGTCTCCTGCGCGAATGAGTGTAAACCCCTCGCCGGTTCGCCCGCGCTTCCCCCGATGGATATTTCCAACAAACAGGAATTGACAGCTTTAATCGATGGGGATGCCGAATCAAAATATGGGATATCCTTCGTACATGATTATCCTCTAGAAATCACATATCAGGGAAAGACGATAAAATTCACGGCGGACGGATTCGATATGGCGAATAAAATCGCATACGAATTCATCGGGTTAAAGGATTATTATTCAAATACTATCAAAGACGATGTGCTGACTATCGATGAAATAGAATCTTTACAAAATATGAAATTCGGCGAGTATTATATTGCTGTCCTGAATATGCCCTCATCGGTTATGGCGCGTTCGAGTTTTCGTAACACCATCGATCAATTCATCAGCGACGGAAATATTCTATACAACCTAAAAAAATCCAAATAATTTCCGCGGTAATCTAAAAATATAATATTATCACACCGTTACTTTTACAATTTATGACTGTATGTTATTATATAAAGGAGAATTTTTCAGGAGGAATCCATGGATTTTCAGATACGCCCCGAAAAAAATACTACCCGGTATCAGGTCAAGCCTTCCGCGAGGAATAGCGGAAAATTGATTCTTCCCATAGCCGCCGCGATGATAGCGTTAGTCGGATGCGGTTCTCAGACCAAAGAGGACTATCCCCCTCTCGCGGGAAAGCCTGTGTACAATCCCCCGATCTACGAAAAAGCTCAGATGAATGATATCGCTTCAAATATGTTCGGGGAATATCTGGATATTACATTCAACCCGGAACAAAGCATCAAACTGAAAGATAAATCGGGTACAATCGAATTTACCGCCGACGGGTATAACGAAAAATATAAAATCGCCTACGAATGGGTCGGTCTCCCGACTTATAAACTCGACACCAATCAAAAATCCGCTCTTTCCGAAAGCGAAATATCGCTGATTAAGAATTATAAATTCGATTCGACCTATATTTATATTATCTATGAAAAAGCCTATTACGATATCTATCGGGAGTTCTGGCCGTTCTACGAATGGTATACCAACGAGGTTAAGTAAAACGCTCAATAGGAGGAAAAATATGGAATTCCAGATTCGCATGGAAGATAGAAATCCCGAGTATAGTTATAATCCTGAAGAAATTGCAATTAAGCGAAAAAAGTACGTTTCACCGCTCCTGATCTGCCTTTTTGCAATCTTAGGAATGGCATCCTCCGCGAGTCCGGCGGACGTAAAAACCGCGGGAGTTCCTGTCTATAATCCCGAGGTTTATTCGGTCACGTCGATGACCGTAATAGTAGATAAAATTATTCAGGACAATATCGATATAAAAATGAAGCATTCCGTCCCGTTAAAACTTAAAACGGATGACGGTAAAACGATCGAGTTTATCGCTGACGGGTATAACGCGGAAAAAAAACTCGCCTACGAGTGGATTGCCGCGCCGGATTATTCCAAAGATAAAAAAGCAACTGAAATTCTCACAACTAATGATATCGCGTTCATCAAAAACGCCAAATTCGGCGATACTATAATCCTCGTAATCGATAAAAAAGATAAAATCGGAATGCAGCAATATGTCAGCACCTATATGTATCTATTGAAAAACAAGGATAAAGCAAAGTAATCATATCGGAGGAAGTTGTGGATTTTAGAATAAAAAGCGAGCATAGAAACCCGGAGTACGATATTCATCCTGAACGCCCTCCGCAAACGAGAAAGAAAGCCGCCCTGCCCCTTCTGATGGGAATACTGATGGTATTTGGGACTACCCCCTCCGCGGCACCCTTAGAGGCAGAAAAAACTACTATGGGGGAACCGGTTTATATTCCCACGATTTATACTATCGACGAGATGATCAATAGGGCGGATCAGGCAATACATTTTCATATGACCGTAAAAATGAAGCATCATGTTCCGCTGAAGCTGAAATCGCCCGATGGAAAACAGATCATCGAGTTTATCGCGGACGGATATAACGCCGATAAAAAACTTGCCTACGAATGGATTACCGCGCCGGGTTATGCAAAGGATAAAAATGATGCCGATATATTATCTACGAAGGAAATATCGTTTATCTCGAACTCGATGTTCGGAGATACCATGATATTTATTATCAATACAAATGACGCGGATTTAGTCTGGGACTACGTTTCCGCAAGGATGATAACTCTCAAGAAAAGTATGAATAAGTAACAATAACATGCGATACGAATGGAGGATACTATGAAATTCGAGATTAAGAAAGAGACGCGGGGTATTGGGTATAGCGAAAATCAGGCGAAGACTCCGAAAAAGGCGATTGCCGCCGCGGCGATTATATTAGGTGTTTCCATTCTCGCCGGGTATAATTCCGTAAGCGCGGGCGGATACGCAAAGGACGGCGACGTCGCAATGCTTCCCGCACTGAAGAATAAGGGCGAAGTGATGCAGATTTTCAAGGACCTTTTCAAGAAAAAACTCCCCATGAACTTTAAGCAGGATTACCAGCTCAAGCTGAAAGATAAGAATAGCGTGATCGAGTTCGAGGCGGATTTATACAATTCCGACGCTAAAATCGCGGTGGAATGGGTATCCGCGTCAAACTATACGAAAAATGAAAAAACCTCCATGATACTGACCTCCGACGAGACCGCGCTGATAAAGGGGTATGTATTCGATTCGACCTATATTTTAGTAATACCGGGTATCTATGAGTATGAAGTGAAAGATACGGTAAAAAAGTTTATCGATTTCTACATGAAGCAGTAACCCAAAAGGAGACACTATGATATTCGAATTGGCGCGGGAGACGCGTATTCCAGAGTATTCATCGATAAAAAAATCGAAAAAAACGAAATCCCTGCTTCTTATCGGCGCGTTTATTCTCGCCGGCTTATCCCCGTTAAGCGCGGAAACACCTGATGACCTACAACCCCTCCTCGGCGTACAAGTAGTCGCCCCGAAAATTCTATCTTCCGAACAGGTACAGCAGATTGTGAATGAAACTTTTAAAAACACCCTCGGTTTCGAGTTAAAAGATAAAAAAGCAATCAGCCTGAAATCCGGTAAAAATACGGTAATTTTCTTCGCGGAAAGCTATAACTCCCAGAAGAAAATCGCCTTCGAATGGATGGGTAAGAGTGAGTATCACGACGGGAAAAATAACTACTCGAAGATTATTTCCCCGGCTGAAATGAAATGGATCGATCATTATCAGTTCGATCATACTTATATTGTCGTATCGTATGGGATCAACATGGAGTCGATCCAGTACGATATCTCGAAGTTCATCGATTTCTACACGAACCAGTAATATGAATATAGTACTTCTTTTAACCGACAACTGCAATCTGCGATGCACCTACTGTTATTACCAGAACACTAAAAACCGTAAAAACGGCGACCCCGGGACAATTACGGGGGCTATCGATTATTTTTACGGCTACGCTAAAAAAATGAAGCACGATTTCCTGAATATCACTTTCTTCGGTGGCGAACCTCTGCTTTCATGGGATTTACTCAAGACCGGCGTCGCGCATGCGGAGAATATCCCCGACCCCGGTTTCCGCTTTCACTTCGCTGTCAACACTAACGGGACTTTACTATCCGACGAGAAAATCGATTATATGGAAGAGCATAAATTCCTCATCTATCTCTCCCTCGACGGTGTAAAAAAGACCCAGGACAGCCAAAGGCCTCTGCATAACGGCGGCGGAAGTTACGATATGATCTCCCCGTGGATACCCCGTCTCACTAAGTCCAACACGATGGTGGAGAAAGTAATCACTCCCGAAAATGTGGCGTCGTTTACCACGGACATAGAGTTCATTATCAACAGGGGATTCCGTTCGATTATCACTACCCCGGATTTTTCGGGAAACTGGACGCGCGAGTCGTTCGAAACGCTGGAGCGGGAATATAAAAAGATGTACCAGCTCTATCTGAAGAAGCAGAAACGCGGGAAAGCGCTGTATATCAATCTGATCGAGGATAAGATCAAAGCCTTCCTCGCGAAAAAGTCGTTCAAGGAAACCTGCTGTAATATGGGTTTGAGTATCTTCTCGGTATCCCCGGAGGGAAATATCTATCCCTGCACGCGTTTTGTGACCAGCGACCCCGGCAGTCCGTTTCTTGTCGGAAACATCAAGGACGGTATCGACCCTAAAAAATTAATCTCCATCAACAGCTTCCACAGTAAGGATAAGCCCGAATGCGTCGACTGCACGATCAAAGACCGCTGCCTGGGCAATTCCTGTGGATGCGTGTCCTATTCTACTACCGGCGACATATTCGGCCTGAACCCGTTCGTCTGCGAGCACGAACGGATGATTACCCGGATGGCCGACGAGCTTGCGACCGAACTGTTCGGCTGATTACTTCGTTTCCTTCATCAAAACGAACCATTTCCCGTCGACGGTTATTTTCCCGTCCGCCGATTTTTCGGTTTTCCCTGTCACCAGGTCGATATATTTCTTCCCTTTCAGATAGGGAATATTCGCGGTTTTTACCTCGTCGGTCAGATTGATCAGCACGACGATCTTTTTATTCTTCACTTTCCCGCGATAGTACAGCGCCAATCCCTTATCCCCGGCGTCGGCAAACTCTATATCCAGCCCCGCCAATTCGGGATTCGCCATCCGCAGGCTGATCATCGTCCGGTAGAGGTTCCATAATGAATCCTTCTCCTTCTGCGCCGTCTCGACATTGAACATCCCGGAATAATCGTACAACGGATACCACGGCTTCCCCGCAGTGAATCCGGAATTTTCCCCGGAGTTCCACTGCATCGGGGTGCGCTTTTTCTCGTCGCTGCTGCCGTTATCCTGTATCATCCCGATTTCCTCGCCGTAATAGATAAAAGGCGTGCCGGGCATGGTCAGCAGAATGACCGCCGCGAGCTTGGCCCTGCTGATATCTTTCATCATCATATTCATCGAACGCATCTGGTCGTGATTGGACAGGAACGGCGCGTAAAATCCGAGCGGCGCTCCCAGTTTCTTTTTATCGTTAAAGGAAGCCGCGAGTTTATCGATATTTTTCCCGGTAACGCTGTTCAGGATGAAGCTCGCGAGGTTGAAATCGAAACAGAGGTCGAGTCCCTTGCCGCCGTCATAGTAT is a genomic window of Brevinematales bacterium containing:
- a CDS encoding response regulator; amino-acid sequence: MNKKYLEKFKASIMIIDDVPANLELLSNVLREYGYRVLPALNGRFALNALKKEIPDLILLDIMMPDMDGYEICSTIKNDERTKNIPVIFLTALDRKQDEEKGLALGAVDFITKPFDIPIVKKRIENHLELKFIRDKLEDIVQVRTEELRKKNIQLNKEIEERKKAEEMLQASLQEKIALFKEIHHRTYNNMQIISSLLNLQISMSNNEIISSVFQEMIDRIQSMAQVHQLLYSTQSLSSINFKDYLYKITDLLTRSYLHDPDAVKFNLDLQDINLGLDTAIPCGLVVNELITNSIKYAFPEGGKGEIYIELNTKNEMIYIKIHDNGKGFPDGFDPRKSKGMGFQIVFDLIEKQLEGEVNFCSKTGFCVVISFPDRQYRKRL
- a CDS encoding polysaccharide deacetylase family protein; translated protein: MKKLLLALCILCITACEASYAGAKAKSSKIFVLCFHTFHDAKKGQYNFAPAVFSEQIQAIKKLGYHFLSMQDFIAGKFDYPLNVMITIDDGNKTIDNIYKDVLKKNGVPVTFFIYPNIIGKMNYALTFNELAWYKKDGVYFGGHGYFHEFVNQKLYDLSVQRFKDEIYKVKDVLEKKLGMPVITYAYPFGVYSPITIEHLRLAGYKYAFTIKWGYIETPIDPAKAYELPRYLVTPTEWKSIYEILKKYSGVQASAKK
- a CDS encoding aspartate ammonia-lyase encodes the protein MKYRVEKDSIGEKNIPENALYGIHTVRALENFPSDGARVPVELIRSIVLIKRCAAVVSLENSLIEPSKASAIINSCDQLLTHHPSDAFPLPSIQGGAGTSVNMNVNEVIANTAILLLGGNPGDYHLVHPNDDVNRFQSTNDVYPSALRIAVIELLVNLANSLADLQSSLQEKEREFADIIKVGRTEMRDAVPVTLGQEFGAYAEAIARDRWRVFKCEERLRVLNIGGTAVGTGLNAPKIFIFRLIEELRRATGLGISRAENNIDMTQNADVFAEVSGILKTVAVNYIKISHDLRLLSSGPYAGIGEIDLPRRQAGSSIMPGKVNPVIPEYAASIGIQVIANDSAITQAASMGQLELNAFLPVIAENLIRSVKLLTDGAVSLKNYCIDGITANAERCRVLLEHSEAPATLLAPYIGYDRSAEIVSYARERSITVREAAIEMKIFTAPELDIIFDTRHATSPGISGSKELRDRINLKNESDSHE
- the hydF gene encoding [FeFe] hydrogenase H-cluster maturation GTPase HydF, translating into MNETPKSERMHIGIFGPRNAGKSSLINALTGQEIALVSDTPGTTTDPVYKSMEILPIGPVVIIDTAGLDDSGDLGAKRVKKSMDVLRKCDLAVVVIPARTILDESPAAEDDLFKSLQDKEIPFIVAVNKIDIDSVDDTLIRKRLKNIPFIKISALTGAGIGLLRQAIITESDVRWREDTIVGDIISPGDLVVLVVPIDDAAPKGRLILPQVQTIRDILDHDAIALTVKERELAQTFRMLSVKPKLVITDSQAFQKVSADTPPDILLTSFSILFARYKGDLLTYLRGIKRINSLKDGDKVLIAEACTHHVQSDDIGTVKIPRWLSQFTGKNLVFEKSSGCGFPDNLSEYRLVVHCGSCMLNRRETIARARAAEQAGVAITNYGLTIAYSFGILERALRPFPIAEAILSDDIY
- a CDS encoding 4Fe-4S binding protein encodes the protein MKTVIYYFTGTGNSLWAARKIGGYLGDTELIPIIRAMKEKKFAPEASRIGFVFPLYFGGIPLIVADFIRELDFSGAEYIFTVCTRGFHIAGGAIKQMKNLLLSQGSSLSLGLYLNMIDNYLPTFDIPAKEALIKTNVSAQDKTEKIARMIAAGKKKISYALLEINGNILYPSFLRGARGMDAEFILRDTCNGCATCEMVCPVNNIRMTDSRPEFLHHCEQCYACAHACPKLSIVPGTKSLNKKRRFRNPEIALRDIIAQKSG
- a CDS encoding radical SAM protein, whose translation is MNIVLLLTDNCNLRCTYCYYQNTKNRKNGDPGTITGAIDYFYGYAKKMKHDFLNITFFGGEPLLSWDLLKTGVAHAENIPDPGFRFHFAVNTNGTLLSDEKIDYMEEHKFLIYLSLDGVKKTQDSQRPLHNGGGSYDMISPWIPRLTKSNTMVEKVITPENVASFTTDIEFIINRGFRSIITTPDFSGNWTRESFETLEREYKKMYQLYLKKQKRGKALYINLIEDKIKAFLAKKSFKETCCNMGLSIFSVSPEGNIYPCTRFVTSDPGSPFLVGNIKDGIDPKKLISINSFHSKDKPECVDCTIKDRCLGNSCGCVSYSTTGDIFGLNPFVCEHERMITRMADELATELFG